The Tigriopus californicus strain San Diego chromosome 5, Tcal_SD_v2.1, whole genome shotgun sequence genome includes a region encoding these proteins:
- the LOC131880410 gene encoding proteasome subunit beta type-3-like, translating into MSILSYNGGAVIAMKGGNCLAVATDLRYGVELRTVTTDFPKMFEIHPHLWVGLPGLASDTQTVLEKIRFRVKMYELQENRPIQPETFAAMLSNMLYERRFGPFFIEPIVAGLNPHTQSIYLCSMDLIGNVTTPEDFVVGGTAEEQLLGMCETVWSPDMDPDQLFESVSQALVNAVDRDASAGWGAEITIIEPHQITTRRIKTRMD; encoded by the exons ATG AGTATCCTCTCGTACAACGGCGGAGCCGTGATCGCCATGAAGGGCGGCAATTGTCTGGCCGTGGCCACGGATTTGCGCTACGGCGTCGAGCTCCGCACCGTGACCACGGACTTCCCCAAGATGTTCGAGATTCACCCGCACTTGTGGGTGGGCCTGCCGGGTCTGGCCTCGGACACGCAGACCGTGTTGGAGAAGATCCGCTTCCGGGTCAAGATGTACGAGTTGCAGGAGAACCGGCCCATTCAGCCCGAGACGTTCGCGGCCATGTTGTCCAATATGCTGTACGAGCGCCGATTCGGCCCCTTCTTCATCGAGCCCATCGTGGCCGGACTCAACCCGCACACCCAAAGTATCTACTTGTGTAGCATGGACCTGATCGGCAACGTGACCACGCCCGAGGACTTTGTGGTGGGCGGCACGGCCGAGGAGCAACTCTTGG GTATGTGTGAGACGGTCTGGTCCCCGGACATGGACCCAGATCAGCTCTTCGAGAGTGTGAGCCAGGCCTTGGTCAACGCCGTGGATCGCGACGCCTCGGCCGGTTGGGGCGCCGAGATCACCATCATCGAGCCCCATCAAATCACCACCCGACGCATCAAGACCCGGATGGATTAG
- the LOC131880409 gene encoding probable ATP-dependent RNA helicase DDX23, with protein sequence MRMAGDEEHHPESRRKHNNNHRDRDRDRDRDRDRDRHRDPGSPKRHRRGSPDRRGRAGGQERSSERRQVKTEVKAEPAPPTKAEPLSLEELLAKKKAEEAAKAKPKFLTQEERVAEALRKRQAQVEQLRQKQEQERQKRLQFDKEGRQQLRDIERDQRDRERDPRDRQRDQFRDRWRGGAKDRDRGAAEGASGHRGDRERVETFEKEREAIKERYLGGLKRKKRIRKLNDRKFVFDWDAGEDTSKDYNPIYSEKHQIQFYGRGGIGGVDIKSQKKTQGQFYGELVEKRRTEAEKDQEKERLKKMKRKEEKQKWDDRHWSDKEVTAMTERDWRIFREDYSISIKGGNIAPPIRRWDEANLPDEILEIITNVGYTEPTPIQRQAIPIGLQNRDIIGVAETGSGKTAAFLLPLLVWIQSLPKITRIEEADKGPYAIIMAPTRELAQQIESEANKFGNPLGIRTVAVIGGLSKEEQGFKLRMGCEIVIATPGRLIDVLESLYLVLSRCTYIVLDEADRMIDMGFEPDVQKILDHMPVTNAKPDSDLAEDEVALAENFKSKNKYRQTVMFTATMPPGVERLARTYLRRPAIVYIGSIGKPTERVEQLVYMMKENEKRNKLVNILNQGIEPPIIIFVNQKKGADVLARGLEKMGYNAATLHGGKGQEQREIALSGLKTGAKDILVATDVAGRGIDIKDVSLVINYDMAKTIEGYTHRIGRTGRAGKSGKAISFITHDDAPLFYDLKELLTNSPVSHCPPELANHAEAQNKPGSGAPQKKRKDEKIFV encoded by the exons ATGAGAATGGCCGGCGATGAAGAACACCACCCCGAATCTCGACGAAAGCATAACAACAACCATCGGGATCGCGATCGGGACCGGGACCGCGATCGAGACCGGGACAGGCACCGCGATCCGGGCAGTCCCAAACGCCATCGACGCGGCAGCCCCGATCGCCGCGGGCGGGCGGGCGGCCAAGAGCGAAGCTCAGAGCGACGCCAAGTCAAAACCGAGGTCAAGGCCGAACCAGCCCCACCCACTAAG GCGGAACCCTTGTCCTTGGAGGAGTTGCTAGCCAAGAAAAAGGCCGAGGAAGCGGCCAAGGCCAAGCCCAAGTTCTTGACTCAAGAGGAACGCGTGGCCGAAGCCCTCCGCAAGCGGCAAGCTCAAGTGGAGCAGCTCCGACAGAAGCAGGAGCAAGAGCGACAGAAACGACTCCAATTCGACAAAGAGGGCCGACAACAATTGCGCGATATCGAACGCGATCAACGCGACCGAGAGCGCGATCCCCGGGATCGCCAGCGGGATCAGTTCCGCGATCGATGGCGAGGCGGCGCCAAAGATCGGGATCGCGGTGCGGCCGAAGGCGCCAGTGGACATCGCGGTGATCGCGAAAGAGTCGAGACCTTTGAGAAAGAGCGTGAAGCCATCAAAGAGCGTTATCTAGGCGGATTGAAGCGAAAGAAGCGCATCCGGAAGCTCAACGACCGCAAGTTCGTGTTCGATTGGGATGCCGGCGAAGATACGTCCAAGGACTACAACCCCATCTACTCGGAGAAACATCAGATCCAGTTCTACGGCCGGGGCGGTATCGGCGGGGTCGACATCAAGAGTCAAAAGAAGACCCAAGGGCAGTTCTACGGCGAGCTGGTCGAGAAACGCCGCACAGAGGCCGAGAAGGACCAGGAGAAGGAGCGTCTCAAGAAGATGAAGCGCAAGGAGGAGAAGCAGAAATGGGATGATCGCCATTGGTCGGACAAGGAGGTCACGGCCATGACGGAGCGCGATTGGCGCATCTTCCGCGAGGATTACAGTATCTCAATCAAGGGTGGCAACATTGCCCCGCCCATCCGGCGATGGGACGAGGCCAACCTGCCCGATGAGATCTTGGAGATCATCACCAATGTGGGTTATACCGAGCCAACGCCCATTCAACGGCAGGCCATTCCCATTGGGCTGCAGAATCGCGACATTATCGGCGTGGCCGAGACCGGCTCTGGCAAAACCGCCGCTTTCCTCCTGCCCTTGCTGGTCTGGATCCAGAGCTTGCCCAAGATCACCCGGATCGAAGAGGCTGACAAGGGGCCTTATGCTATCATCATGGCGCCCACACGTGAATTGGCGCAGCAAATCGAGTCCGAGGCCAATAAATTCGGCAACCCCTTGGGCATCCGGACCGTGGCCGTGATTGGAGGCTTGTCCAAGGAGGAGCAGGGCTTCAAATTGCGTATGGGCTGCGAGATTGTCATTGCCACACCCGGTCGTCTTATTGACGTGCTCGAAAGTCTCTACTTGGTGCTCTCGCGTTGCACATACATCGTGTTAG ATGAGGCCGATCGGATGATTGACATGGGTTTCGAACCCGACGTGCAAAAGATTTTGGACCACATGCCCGTGACCAACGCCAAACCCGACTCCGACTTGGCCGAAGATGAAGTGGCGCTGGCTGAGaacttcaaatccaaaaacaAATACCGCCAAACGGTCATGTTCACGGCCACCATGCCGCCGGGTGTGGAGCGGCTGGCCCGCACCTATCTCCGCCGGCCAGCCATCGTCTACATCGGCAGCATCGGCAAGCCCACCGAACGCGTGGAACAATTGGTCTACATGATGAAGGAGAACGAGAAGCGCAACAAACTCGTCAACATTCTCAACCAAGGCATCGAGCCGCCCATTATCATCTTCGTCAACCAGAAGAAGGGTGCGGATGTATTGGCACGAGGACTCGAGAAGATGGGCTACAATGCGGCCACGTTGCACGGAGGAAAAGGTCAAGAACAACGTGAGATCGCGCTCTCGGGTCTTAAGACCGGCGCCAAGGATATCTTGGTGGCTACCGACGTGGCGGGTCGAGGTATCGACATCAAGGACGTGAGTCTCGTCATCAACTACGATATGGCCAAGACCATCGAGGGCTACACCCATCGTATCGGGCGAACCGGTCGGGCCGGCAAGAGCGGCAAGGCCATTTCCTTCATCACCCACGATGACGCGCCGTTGTTCTATGACCTCAAGGAGCTCCTGACGAACTCGCCCGTGTCCCACTGTCCGCCGGAATTGGCCAATCACGCCGAGGCGCAGAACAAACCCGGGTCGGGGGCGCCGCAAAAGAAACGCAAGGACGAGAAGATATTTGTATAA
- the LOC131880325 gene encoding tubulin polyglutamylase ttll-4-like, translating into MDPKGGVQEHPSSSSSSSTWAGQLQKAVNLNKRHHAHVDPGQDDTYLMANAVNSEPDSGEMALSGRGATLGAKKPREMPMDEEDNDSDYTDFEDELDEFTVPGDMDDYLDDMDEAVDDDQQSTTSTKTTMSTGSVGSNTPSLVGENLENFSLGEGGNETKNRIGIGGPLVKSTEPPLKRSLFSHVPPSINFVHHNEVPETPLPADLRKNLRWKLSTITPAVVKKVVTNSGFRLMRKTCSEWGGTWGKHMKSPLFKDLNETQKINHFPGTFNIGRKDRLWKNYHKLRSKHGKGEFSFLPRTFCLPADTKILRKVWEKRGIKAKWIVKPPAMARGTGIKVVNKWNQIPKTRPLIVQRYIARPHLINNTKYDLRIYVLMTSLNPLRIYLYDEGLVRFASNVYNTDSSSLADVFMHLTNYSINKNSTTYIPNEDSEARHGHKWTLGSLWQYFAEVGIDHKPVWDRIKDMVIKTIISAEHSMTPLNRANLSSHYCGYELFGFDVLLDADLKPWLIEVNISPSLHSSSPLDLDVKSPLATEVFNIVRYHVPNKIPAKSQRAILKKLHMEDLSTLCLEPKLYTRDLSKADKAKQNRMMAFAEDRDAYLDPILERLTPDDVRYLIRAEDEFAHLTHFSRIFPTQDSHKYFKYFQSPRYHNMLLDAWEHKYGDCRVAGIDRLEQLCQEKVHIKVPSANNKQIDVSVLKGPTSDVATTKDLTETSFAGLKATKRASVVAKPLNVKPNFCPISLGRSKTLSSVQKSLGLSSPEPMSMDSDDKSRSPSPRESRGKSCPNELPSNQTTVMDNNDALPFNGPATEALSSNNLNYRSREDDNTKPCIRIDLELSSFQFKTSPSSPPTS; encoded by the exons atGGATCCCAAAGGAGGTGTCCAAGAgcatccttcttcttcttcctcctcgtccacCTGGGCTGGTCAGCTACAAAAAGCCGTCAATTTGAACAAACGCCACCACGCCCACGTGGATCCGGGTCAGGATGACACCTACCTCATGGCCAATGCGGTAAACAGTGAGCCCGACTCAGGTGAAATGGCTTTGAGTGGGCGGGGTGCGACTTTGGGAGCCAAGAAACCCCGGGAAATGCCCATGGACGAAGAGGACAACGATTCGGACTATACGGACTTTGAAGACGAACTCGATGAATTCACCGTTCCCGGTGACATGGACGATTACTTGGATGATATGGATGAAGCCGTGGATGACGACCAACAGAGTACGACCTCGACTAAAACCACCATGTCCACTGGTTCGGTGGGTTCCAATACCCCCTCCTTGGTGGGCGAGAATCTCGAGAATTTCTCGTTGGGTGAAGGTGGCAATGAAACCAAGAATCGGATCGGCATCGGCGGACCCTTGGTCAAAAGCACGGAACCGCCGCTCAAGCGAAGTCTGTTTTCCCACGTCCCGCCCAGTATCAATTTTGTGCATCACAACGAGGTGCCGGAGACGCCTTTGCCCGCAGATTTGCGGAAGAACCTCCGCTGGAAACTAAGCACCATCACACCCGCTGTTGTCAAAAAGGTGGTGACGAACTCAGGATTTCGATTGATGCGGAAGACTTGCTCTGAATGGGGAGGTACTTGGGGCAAGCACATGAAGAGCCCACTCTTCAAGGATCTCAACGAGACCCAAAAGATCAACCACTTTCCCGGTACCTTCAATATCGGCCGCAAAGACAGGCTATGGAAGAATTACCATAAGTTGCGGAGCAAACACGGCAAGGGCGAATTTAGTTTCCTGCCGCGAACCTTTTGCCTTCCGGCTGATACGAAAATCTTACGTAAAGTGTGGGAAAAACGTGGaatcaaagccaaatggaTTGTCAAACCTCCAGCT ATGGCTCGAGGAACGGGCATTAAGGTAGTGAACAAATGGAACCAGATTCCCAAGACTCGCCCACTCATCGTTCAACGCTACATCGCCCGACCTCATTTGATCAACAACACCAAATATGACCTTCGAATTTACGTGCTCATGACCAGTTTGAATCCGCTCCGCATCTACCTCTATGACGAGGGTTTGGTTCGCTTCGCCTCCAACGTCTACAACACTGATAGCAGCTCGTTGGCCGATGTGTTCATGCATCTGACCAACTACAGCATCAACAAGAATAGCACCACGTACATCCCCAATGAAGATTCCGAGGCTCGCCACGGGCACAAATGGACGCTCGGATCCTTGTGGCAGTACTTTGCCGAGGTGGGAATCGATCACAAACCCGTGTGGGATCGGATCAAGGACATGGTCATTAAAACCATCATCTCCGCCGAGCACTCCATGACCCCGCTGAACCGGGCGAATCTGAGTTCGCATTATTGCGGCTATGAGTTGTTCGGTTTTGACGTGCTTCTGGACGCTGATCTCAAACCTTGGCTGATCGAGGTGAACATCTCGCCCTCGCTGCACTCTTCCTCGCCTCTGGATCTGGATGTCAAAAGTCCCCTGGCCACGGAAGTGTTCAATATCGTCCGCTATCACGTGCCCAACAAAATCCCGGCCAAATCCCAGAGGGCCATTCTCAAAAAGCTCCACATGGAGGACTTGTCGACCTTGTGTCTCGAGCCCAAGCTCTACACGCGTGACTTGTCCAAGGCCGACAAGGCCAAGCAGAACCGAATGATGGCCTTCGCAGAGGACCGGGATGCATATTTGGATCCCATCCTTGAGCGACTTACACCCGATGATGTTCGATATTTGATCCGAGCCGAAGACGAATTTGCGCATCTCACGCACTTTTCGCGCATCTTTCCCACCCAAGACAGCcacaaatatttcaagtacTTCCAAAGCCCACGCTATCACAACATGTTGTTGGATGCGTGGGAACACAAGTATGGGGATTGTCGAGTGGCCGGGATTGACCGTTTGGAGCAGCTTTGCCAAGAGAAGGTTCACATCAAAGTGCCCAGTGCCAACAACAAACAAATCGACGTCTCTGTTCTCAAGGGTCCAACGAGTGACGTGGCCACAACCAAAGATCTCACGGAGACATCCTTCGCCGGTTTGAAGGCCACTAAGAGAGCCTCGGTTGTGGCCAAACCTCTAAATGTGAAGCCTAATTTTTGCCCCATTTCCTTGGGTCGGAGTAAAACCTTGTCCTCAGTGCAGAAGTCGTTGGGTTTGTCATCGCCTGAACCCATGTCCATGGACTCTGATGATAAGTCCCGATCCCCCAGTCCCAGAGAATCTCGAGGGAAATCCTGTCCCAATGAACTGCCGAGTAATCAGACCACCGTGATGGATAATAATGACGCATTGCCTTTCAATGGTCCTGCGACTGAAGCCCTTTCAAGCAATAATCTCAACTATCGTTCTAGGGAAGATGACAACACAAAGCCTTGTATCAGGATCGACTTGGAACTTTCATCgttccaattcaaaacttcaccGTCATCGCCTCCGACCTCTTGA